The DNA region GACAGTTATAACAAATTACAAGCtgtttataattaaatataatttaattatatttaattaataatcttTGCTTTAGGTAAAGTGAATAAAATATCATTAAATCTGTGCAAGAACAAGACACACAATAACTACACTTATAATGTGCTATAAGCATTTACAACGCATGTTTAtcaagtatgtttataatgcattatggaCATGGGAGTCATAGGAAATAGTGccgaaacaaaaacaaaattaatgTGATTTTGGCAGCATAAATAAATCCCTCTGCTCAGAAGACACTCCAGTgaatttgttgttattttccatttttgtgGTGGCGTTTCACCTTTTCGCTCTCCTCTCAGGCAGCTCCTTCTCAGCTCTGTGCCGCTCGCTTTCCTCTGTGGTTTCGGGGGAGCTGAGCAGCGTGGGAGTGATTGACAGAGACTGTCGAAAGAGACCGGCGCTACCTCTCCCACTGCTCTGACTCGCATAACtggtcctccctccctcccggatctctgtctcccctcccctcctcatcATCCTGTCTGGCTGCCTGTAACTCTCTGCCTCTCTAGGTGGAAAGGGGGCGTAGTAAGGTGAGGGCCAGCTGACGCCCCTGGGCAGGTAGGACCTCGGAGGGCCCCTGCTGGGGTCCATGGGTCTCATGCTTTCCACTCTGGATCCTGGCCAGTATTGGTGCTGGGGGACAGGGATGGAAGAGGGCATGGGGACATATTTATGCGGGGCAGACCTCATTGCATCTTGATAAGAGGGAGACCACCTGGAGGACTCTGGGAAAACAGTGGCTTGCCGTCTTGGATCGATGGGTTCCAGCATTGGGGACATTGAGGTTTGTCTGGGTGGGTACATGGAAGGAGTGAGGTAGGAAGGACTAGCTAAAGATCTCTGTGCGTGGTGATGCCTCTCTAAGCTCCCCATGCTGGGCCGTCTGAATGGGACATACTCCCTCCAGGAGGGGCCTGGCCGGGGAAGGGAAGGCGGACTGCGACCTAAACTGTAGGACTTCACTCTGACATCTGGGTTTGGGAACTCGTCCCAGTAACATTTCTCAGAAACATATGTCCTCGGGCTCTCGAAGTGCTCCCACCTGTGTGAGCCTAAACTGATGGATTTCTTTAGGAAAGGACGAGGCTGTCCCATACCTGAGAGCGTCCTACAAGGCCCTATGCTTAAGGACTTCTTTAGAAATGGCACAGGGGCTTGACTTATTCGTGATGCAATGTTATTAGTCCTGCTGCCCTGAGAAGCATGTCTTTGGGGTTGCTCTAATAAAGACTCACTACTGCCTAAAAAACTCTGTGAGTGTTTTGACACTATATCTGCCATTCCTCTAGCTGCACTGAACAAGGTTTGAGCTGACATGGATCCAAGTCTGGATTCAGGTCTGTCTGTGCTTTTGTTCCCGACTCGAATTTGTGTTTTCTCACTATAGAGCTGCTTGCTAGTTTTTTCTGGACCAGGTGACGACGGTCTTATCTCATCTGGAAATCTTACTCTGTGTGAAGAATCTCTCGCTTCCACATGGGGGAGGGAGCGTTTATGTTTTTTACCATCATAACAGCTGGCCTCTGCAGCACCCGCAGAATGGTGGTTCGAGGGTGTTGCCTGGGTTTCCTGAACATGAACCTCCCAGTTTCTAGGAACTACATCAGGCTTACCTCCCGGGGATTTTTCTGTCTTTAGCTCTGAACTTTGTCCAGGGGTGTTTGTGACCGCAGCGTCTTCGACAGGTTCATCTACACTCATTTCAATAAAACCTGGAAGGCTCAGGTATTCAAGAATTGCACTTGTCTGCAGTGGGGACATTTGGGGAGATGGAGCTGCAGGCTTGGCCTTGAAGGACCCTGACATTCCAGGGACAGAGAATTGAGACTGGTCACTCTCGACCTCTTCTACAAGTGTCAATGTTGAAATAGGGCTTGGACTATCGGAGAAGAGACATTTGTCACTTCTCCTGGAGCGCGTTCgcacaccctctctctctaacCCTGAACTGCGTCGGTCATCACAGGCTTTTTCTTTGACCTTTGTCCCTACTTCATGATGTTCATATGGTAATGTAGAATAACTTGATGGGCTGGGATCCCTTGTGGCTGTGTAGTCATTTTCAAGCTGATTATATGGTGCAGAGGTCGAACATTCAGGCCTCTCACCATCAACTGTAGGACCTCTGGCAGCTGACTCCCAGGGCTGAGTGCTGGCATAAGTATATGAATGTCTGGACCTTGAAGCAACACCTCCGTCCTGTGTCTTTTCCTTAAAGCCCTGCTCAGTCATGGACTTCCTGCATCTATCTGGCTGTCTCAGAGGACTCAATGACTTCGCTCTGTCTGGTGTTTCTAGACATAAGATAGGGGGACTTTCTGAGGTGACGTTAGGGGAGAGCATAGGGAGGGAGGTGTTCTGGGTGACCGGAGAGCGTGAGGAATCAACAGCAAGAGAGTCCTCTGTGGTTTCCCTGCGTGCATGCTGTGATCTTGGCGATGTGGTCTCCCGGGGCCTCTGTACAGGAATGTGGCTGGTGACTGATGTAACAGGGCTAATGTCCCACTGTATGTGAGACGTAGGGAGCCGGTCCATGGGACTGCTAGTGTTCCCAAAGTAGCACGCCCTCCGATAGTCAGATACCCGACTGGTCTGATCCGAGGGTCTGTGTTTCGGTCTGATGGTAACATCTTGTGGCTTCCATACAGGCTCTTCTTTTGACTTGGGTGAGTCGCTTTGAGGCCTTTTTGTCCTATTAGACTGTCGCTCGTCTCTCCCACGACCTCTTTGGTCGGCTGTATAGCTCTGCAGCTCCCTCtccatttcttctctctcctttgcCAGTTGGACACACTTGTTAATACTATTGCTCTCCAGCTGACTGTCAAGTTGTGAGACCATGGTGCTGTTATTTGTCAGCTGACTCTCCATAGGCTGGTAGCCTGAATGGTGTGGTCTGTCTCCGTCTCTATCCAGCAGCTTTGTTCTCCTTCCCAAACTTGGGAACATATCTTCAGTGTGGCCCGACGGCATGCGATACCTCCTGAGAGAATCACTGGGTTTTTTCTCACTGTTGTCTGAATAGAAGCTGGCTCTTTCCAATAGAGCCTCGGAGCCATATTCCTCGTCAGAATAAAAGCAGCCGTGACGGGAGAAGTTTCTGGCCATGGCCCGTACTCTtccaggagaggaaggaggtcTGCTCAGCTCTGGGACGTCCACAGTGAGAGGAGAATCCTTCCTCTCGTCCTTCTCTGAGCTCAAGATACTTGACTTTGGAGAGTCCCTAAATGATGTCCTGTTGCTCCCTAAGCCACTTGGCCCACCATTCATTTGCAGGACCTCCTTCTTCAAGTTTCTCTTATTCGAGGGACTACAACCCTCTTGTAGTGGTTGGACAATGAATCGTCCATCTGGGCCTCTGGAGATGGACTCCAGAGCAGTTGATGAAAGAGCCTGGGAGCCCAGGTGACTCTCAAAGAGTGTGTAATGTGGCGGCGGAGAAGAGTTGGACAGGAGTTGTTTCCGCTGGTCGTGGTATTCCCCACGGCTGCCTTTATCAAAGGACGACCGATCGGACTGTGAGGAGGAGTTGGGGAAGAAGGGAAGCTGCGGACACAGCTTCAGCTTTAGGACACTGTCTGGGCTACGAGGAGGTGAGCGAGCTCTGAAAAAGACatagaaaagaaacatttaacatttttaaaaggtgcaatttgTAACTTTCTGCACATGCATACTACATCAAAGATGTGATTGCAATGGTGTGTTTGTAAAGTAGCTTCATGCCATTCTTGGTTTCTAGTCAAAATGTCATCAGGATGTGTAAATATATCCGTTCTAATTTAGACGGCTGGTTGCAGAGTATGAATACTTTCAATGTTTCACCACAGTCACAGTATTAATTAGAAAACATTCAAGCTTTACCAAAATAGAGCCAGAAATAAGCAATAGATACATTAAAGGTTACATACGTCAAAgtcaaaatgcaaatgaaagaaCAGAAATGTTTAATGAAAATATACAGCTGTCCTGGTAAGAAAACTTACGCTGGAGATGAGCTCTTCTGGAGGGCAGATGGGAGATCTAAGAAAAGGTGAAAGAAggattaaaatgtcaaacaacagCACAGTTGAAATGGTCCAATCATGACAAAGAGTATTTAACATAAACTTGGAAATCAACAATTGCGCTTTTTCCGCACACTAACAGAGTTGACAACATTTGTTGGGAGAAAATGAAATCTTTAAATCAGATGTTTTACCTTGTCTTCTCTTTCTGCGCCGACGCTGTCTCCTTTGACTCATGTAGCATGCGGTCACCAACGATAGGATGATGGCCACAAACAGAAAGCACACTCCTCCTAACACACCAGCCAACAGGGGCTCAGGGATGAACTCCAAGAAACTTGGGCGCAGCGGGTAAATCTCCATCCCTGTAATCAGACTAAAGTCAATAAAGCTGGTCGCAAATTCTATTGCTAAACACCAATGCTAACTGTCCGTAATACACATATGCCAGAACCGTGACTCAATATGCACGTATGCTCATGGTAATCTAAAAAAGCCACTTACCTGTGGTGGATACATTGACGGAGTCACTTGGTTCACTGAGAACTTTGTTGCTGCAAGACATCAGTCTCAGATCATAACTGGAGtcctgagagaaagaaaaatcagGCGCTTGATTGaatataaactaaatgcttatgacattttcattattaatcaaAACATCAGTTTGATATAACACAATTTTACACAATAGCTATTTGATCTCTATGCAACCAGGTTGTGAAAGCAAGTAACCCAGAGGCCATACTGATTGATCTTTGGAAAATAAAGATGCTAAGAGAGACCAAATTAACTGATTATTACCCTTAGCAGTCCTTGTAAAAGTAGTTCACTCTGATTGGCACCGATGATGCTGCTGAGGATGACCCACTGGCCCTGATCCCTGCGGGCCTGCAGCACGTAGCCCGTCAGCGGAGAAGATGGAGCATCAGGAGGCGACCACTGGAGGAGAACACCTTGGTCTGTGCGGTTGGCTGACAGGAATATTGGAGGATCCAGGATTGGGAGAGTGGTGGTGAAGGCTGTAGGTGCTTCTGTAGGCACAGCTGATAAGAAGCTCCAATATAAATTCACACTGATACGTACTTacagaaaaacagcattaaagaCAGTGACGGTGATTCCAAAGAGAACATAAGTTGCACAAACCTTCTGTTCGTACAGAAACAATTTCACTGAAAGGTCCAGAGCCGAGTTTATTCTGAGGTAGGATGCTGAACTGATAGCCAGTGCCAGCAAGAAGTCCAGTCACCAGCAGGTAGTTTTTGGATGTCGGCACAGGCAAAGACGCCCATTCATGTTTCCCTCTGGATGCCTGTTTGAACctggaaaaaaagaaggaaaacagcTAAAATAAAGACAGAGCATAAAACAGTCAGGATTGTTGTTGACAGCTGAGAACTGCGTCGTCATACAGAATGTATTGTATGTTACTGACCATACAGTGTACTTCTGGGTGTATCCACCATCAAAGCCAGGCACCCAGGACACGTTGGCCTGATTCATCTCCGTGATGACAAATACTGATAACACAACATGAGGACTGGTGCCTGAGGAACAGAAAAACACTTGCGTAAGTTTCAGCTGTTGACAGCACACATGAATACGccagagctgcaacgattagtcaatcaacagaaaaataaccgGCAATTATTTTGATGAAattgcagaaaatgctgttatcAGCACTTTTGAAATATGTAGATTTcctgctttctctgttttatatcatattaaagtgaaaatcattgtgttttggacaaaacaagacgtaTTAAGAAATCACCTTGAACTGAAActttaatggacatttttcactatattttatagaccaaacgagtttcgattaattaatcatgaAAATCATCCTCAGATTGGAAAATAGTTGTTGGTTGAAGCTCAAGAATGCACCTAAGTTTAGTGTCACAATTAAACATATTAGTTTGCAGAAGTAACTTCGCCTACTCACCAAGCACCATGATCACAGTGCCTGCACTGACGGTCGCTACACGATTAGTGGCCAAACACTCCCAGCCACCATGGTGATCTTTACTGAGCGGCTGCAGCAGGAGGGAGCCGTTAGCCAACACAGTGTACATGGAGCGAGGAGTAGGGCCAATCTGTGAGGAAGGATAGTCAGCAACAGGTTAAAATAATACATGAATAAGACATGTTTGTGCAGCGCCCCTTTCTATCAGAGTGAAAAACCTCCCGTACCTTACTCCACGTTATGTTTGGAGTGGGGTCTCCACTGGCTTTACAGGGGATGATCAAGTCTCTGCCCACCTCCTGGAGATACTCAGACCGAGGAGACACTTGGAACGATGGCGGGTCCTGAAGGAGGGAGAAATACTTTTTACTTCTGCCCATGTTTAACTGTGTACGTTCATCTGTAAGTCAAAAACACCAGCCTCACCTGCAAAATGACCTTGGTGGGTTCAGACTTTCCCATGGTGCCATAACTGTTATAgggtgtacatgtgtacatgccTACAGCGTTGTCATTGGCTGTTGCTATAAAAACAGAGCCCTCGGAGTTCACTATCCAACCTGGAAACTGGACAGGTGAAAGGAGGACAAAATGATCCACAGGGATTTACGAGgcatgtgtgcagtgtgtgactATCTGTCCTCTGCGGGACACATTGTATT from Cottoperca gobio chromosome 9, fCotGob3.1, whole genome shotgun sequence includes:
- the igsf9b gene encoding protein turtle homolog A translates to MGLERRWLPAVTTAVAICLLSVSQGVASLVRAREGGSAELSCNLSPTSKEATTPNLFPLHVVEWVRLGYNVPILIKFGVYAPRVHPNYKGRVSLTEGASLRVDRLTLEDEGWFECRILLLDSKKDNFRNGTWTFLSITAPPVFIKTPPTFVEVLLGDSLTLSCGAHGNPRPTVVWHKDESQIEKHEKIKVLNGTLSLASVERNISGVYKCHVSNSEGNLTHSMQLQVKGPPIIIISPEDTTLNMSQDAVLQCQADAYPSNLSYEWLKQGQNVYHIESLKSRVKVLVDGTLLIPNLIPEDTGNYTCIPTNGLLTPPSASARLKVKHPARVVRMSRETYLPSGMEGVIICPVQADPPVLYVNWTKDGNYLNLDNFPGWIVNSEGSVFIATANDNAVGMYTCTPYNSYGTMGKSEPTKVILQDPPSFQVSPRSEYLQEVGRDLIIPCKASGDPTPNITWSKIGPTPRSMYTVLANGSLLLQPLSKDHHGGWECLATNRVATVSAGTVIMVLGTSPHVVLSVFVITEMNQANVSWVPGFDGGYTQKYTVWFKQASRGKHEWASLPVPTSKNYLLVTGLLAGTGYQFSILPQNKLGSGPFSEIVSVRTEAVPTEAPTAFTTTLPILDPPIFLSANRTDQGVLLQWSPPDAPSSPLTGYVLQARRDQGQWVILSSIIGANQSELLLQGLLRDSSYDLRLMSCSNKVLSEPSDSVNVSTTGMEIYPLRPSFLEFIPEPLLAGVLGGVCFLFVAIILSLVTACYMSQRRQRRRRKRRQDLPSALQKSSSPAARSPPRSPDSVLKLKLCPQLPFFPNSSSQSDRSSFDKGSRGEYHDQRKQLLSNSSPPPHYTLFESHLGSQALSSTALESISRGPDGRFIVQPLQEGCSPSNKRNLKKEVLQMNGGPSGLGSNRTSFRDSPKSSILSSEKDERKDSPLTVDVPELSRPPSSPGRVRAMARNFSRHGCFYSDEEYGSEALLERASFYSDNSEKKPSDSLRRYRMPSGHTEDMFPSLGRRTKLLDRDGDRPHHSGYQPMESQLTNNSTMVSQLDSQLESNSINKCVQLAKEREEMERELQSYTADQRGRGRDERQSNRTKRPQSDSPKSKEEPVWKPQDVTIRPKHRPSDQTSRVSDYRRACYFGNTSSPMDRLPTSHIQWDISPVTSVTSHIPVQRPRETTSPRSQHARRETTEDSLAVDSSRSPVTQNTSLPMLSPNVTSESPPILCLETPDRAKSLSPLRQPDRCRKSMTEQGFKEKTQDGGVASRSRHSYTYASTQPWESAARGPTVDGERPECSTSAPYNQLENDYTATRDPSPSSYSTLPYEHHEVGTKVKEKACDDRRSSGLEREGVRTRSRRSDKCLFSDSPSPISTLTLVEEVESDQSQFSVPGMSGSFKAKPAAPSPQMSPLQTSAILEYLSLPGFIEMSVDEPVEDAAVTNTPGQSSELKTEKSPGGKPDVVPRNWEVHVQETQATPSNHHSAGAAEASCYDGKKHKRSLPHVEARDSSHRVRFPDEIRPSSPGPEKTSKQLYSEKTQIRVGNKSTDRPESRLGSMSAQTLFSAARGMADIVSKHSQSFLGSSESLLEQPQRHASQGSRTNNIASRISQAPVPFLKKSLSIGPCRTLSGMGQPRPFLKKSISLGSHRWEHFESPRTYVSEKCYWDEFPNPDVRVKSYSLGRSPPSLPRPGPSWREYVPFRRPSMGSLERHHHAQRSLASPSYLTPSMYPPRQTSMSPMLEPIDPRRQATVFPESSRWSPSYQDAMRSAPHKYVPMPSSIPVPQHQYWPGSRVESMRPMDPSRGPPRSYLPRGVSWPSPYYAPFPPREAESYRQPDRMMRRGGETEIREGGRTSYASQSSGRGSAGLFRQSLSITPTLLSSPETTEESERHRAEKELPERRAKRRNTSVDESYEWDSADACVDSEVLEAMSFDPSQTGFLRGKSELRYDQAVGLQDQRQKGPCPSVSPPVSILPRCQYSHSLSEARFNALRQEYQQYRQAQESTCSREPCLRPGHGSDSDSGSALL